Proteins co-encoded in one Odocoileus virginianus isolate 20LAN1187 ecotype Illinois unplaced genomic scaffold, Ovbor_1.2 Unplaced_Contig_30, whole genome shotgun sequence genomic window:
- the OR51G1 gene encoding olfactory receptor 51G1, protein MRILYNSSLQKATFFLTGFQGLEDLHGWISIPFCFIYLTVITGNLTIIHVIHTDVTLHEPMYYFLAMLALTDLGLCLSTLPTVIGIFWFDAREIGIPACFTQLFFIHTLSLVESSVLLSMSIDRYVAICHPLRYSTILTPARIIRMGLSSVFRSALLILPLPFLLKRFQYCHSHVLAHAYCLHLEIMKLACSSIIVNHIYGLFVVACTVGVDSLLIFLSYALILRTVLSIASHHERLRALNTCVSHTCAVLLFYIPMIGLSLVHRFGEHLPRTVHLLMSYVYLLVPPLMNPIVYSIKTKQIRQRIVKKFEFIKSLRGFRQD, encoded by the coding sequence ATGAGAATCCTTTATAACAGCAGCCTCCAGAAAGCCACTTTCTTCCTGACGGGCTTCCAAGGTCTGGAAGATCTCCACGGCTGGATCTCTATTCCCTTCTGCTTCATCTATTTGACAGTTATCACAGGCAACCTTACCATCATCCATGTCATCCATACGGATGTCACCCTCCATGAACCCATGTACTATTTCTTGGCCATGCTGGCCCTCACAGACCTGGGCCTTTGCCTTTCTACACTGCCCACGGTGATAGGCATCTTCTGGTTTGATGCCAGGGAAATTGGTATCCCTGCCTGCTTCACTCAGCTCTTCTTCATCCATACTTTGTCCCTAGTGGAGTCTTCGGTCCTGTTATCCATGTCCattgaccgctatgtggccatctgccaccctcTGCGTTATTCCACAATCTTGACACCTGCACGTATCATCAGGATGGGGCTGAGTTCAGTGTTCAGAAGTGCGCTGCTCATCCTTCCCCTGCCATTCCTCCTTAAGCGCTTCCAATACTGCCACTCGCATGTGCTGGCCCACGCCTACTGTCTACACCTAGAGATCATGAAGCTGGCCTGTTCTAGCATCATCGTCAATCACATCTATGGGCTCTTTGTCGTGGCCTGCACTGTTGGTGTGGACTCACTGCTCATCTTCCTCTCGTACGCCCTTATCCTCCGCACCGTCTTAAGCATCGCCTCCCACCATGAGCGCCTTCGGGCCCTCAACACCTGTGTCTCTCATACCTGCGCTGTGCTCCTCTTCTACATTCCCATGATTGGCTTGTCTCTTGTGCACCGCTTCGGTGAGCATCTGCCCCGCACTGTACACCTCCTCATGTCATATGTGTATCTGCTGGTCCCACCACTCATGAACCCCATTGTCTACAGCATCAAGACCAAGCAAATCCGCCAACGCATTGTTAAGAAGTTTGAGTTTATAAAATCACTCAGGGGTTTTCGGCAGGATTAG